One part of the Microbacterium saperdae genome encodes these proteins:
- a CDS encoding M15 family metallopeptidase has translation MPSTPHAQHAAPRSPIRGPALPIGIAVTAIGMLLSIASTPVTAVSAPVMPEPVTVMQVPSVLVGATPAVDPCTDPAVQKALGSGDDAAAIAGFGGGASFRDAVVAGNAPCISLSDPARIWVVVNKARPLEPADYAPANLAGVPLQMTTLSGQVRSDVAAAVGEMAEGAAAAGVGRVGANNGYRSYGLQVSTYDAHVRSQGQEGADAGSARPGHSEHQTGLALDVVACDGQCGGLDGFGATAQSAWVAEHAWEYGFVVRYEGVGTAVTGYAPEPWHLRYVGMELAAAYHDGGFHTLEEFFGLPAAPDYGH, from the coding sequence ATGCCTTCCACGCCGCACGCTCAGCATGCGGCCCCGCGCTCCCCGATCCGCGGACCTGCACTGCCGATCGGCATCGCGGTGACCGCGATCGGCATGCTGTTGTCCATCGCATCCACGCCGGTGACGGCGGTGTCGGCGCCGGTGATGCCGGAGCCCGTGACGGTGATGCAGGTGCCCTCCGTACTGGTCGGCGCCACCCCTGCCGTCGATCCGTGCACGGATCCCGCGGTGCAGAAGGCCCTCGGCAGCGGAGACGATGCCGCGGCGATCGCCGGTTTCGGCGGGGGCGCGAGCTTCCGTGACGCGGTCGTCGCAGGGAACGCGCCCTGCATCTCGCTGAGTGATCCCGCGCGGATCTGGGTCGTCGTGAACAAGGCGCGTCCGCTGGAACCGGCGGACTATGCGCCCGCCAACCTCGCCGGGGTGCCGCTGCAGATGACCACGCTCTCCGGTCAGGTGCGCTCCGACGTCGCGGCCGCGGTCGGTGAGATGGCAGAGGGCGCCGCAGCGGCCGGCGTCGGCCGGGTCGGTGCGAACAACGGGTACCGCTCGTACGGGCTGCAGGTGTCGACCTACGACGCGCACGTGCGCTCGCAGGGGCAGGAAGGGGCCGATGCCGGATCGGCGCGCCCGGGTCACAGCGAGCATCAGACCGGTCTCGCACTCGATGTCGTCGCGTGCGACGGGCAGTGCGGAGGGCTCGACGGCTTCGGCGCCACCGCGCAGAGCGCCTGGGTCGCCGAGCATGCCTGGGAGTACGGATTCGTGGTGCGCTACGAAGGCGTCGGCACCGCCGTCACGGGGTACGCACCCGAGCCGTGGCACCTCCGCTACGTCGGCATGGAGCTCGCCGCGGCCTATCACGACGGCGGCTTCCACACGCTCGAGGAGTTCTTCGGACTGCCGGCCGCGCCCGACTACGGGCACTGA
- a CDS encoding acyl-CoA dehydrogenase family protein gives MERDIYEEDHEAFRDLVKDFVKRYVTGEAIERWDAAGEVDRDTMRAAGEAGIIGLSVPEEFGGAGMLQDYRFRAVVNEEIIAAGAGSLAGAFGIQDDLAVPYLVHMGTQEQKEKWLPRMATGEIIGALAMTEPGAGSDLRGIKTTAKKTDGGYIVNGAKTFISSGATADLVVTFVKTGEGNRPDAFSLVLIENGMEGFDHGKKLHKMGFQGHDTAELSFSDVFVPEENLIGGVEGKGFVQLMMNLPLERLSIGVAGAAAAQAALDWTVAYTKDREAFGERIIDFQNTRFKIADMATTVDALWAYIDRALLAYSQGKLSAEEAAKVKFWATEREWEVLDTGVQLHGGYGYITEYPIARAFLDARVHRIYGGTNEIMREIVGRQIAGKR, from the coding sequence ATGGAACGCGACATCTACGAAGAGGATCATGAGGCCTTCCGCGACCTCGTCAAGGACTTCGTCAAGCGCTATGTGACCGGTGAGGCCATCGAGCGGTGGGACGCCGCCGGCGAGGTCGACCGCGACACGATGCGCGCGGCGGGTGAGGCCGGGATCATCGGACTGTCGGTTCCCGAGGAGTTCGGTGGCGCCGGGATGCTGCAGGACTACCGCTTCCGCGCGGTCGTGAACGAGGAGATCATCGCGGCCGGTGCCGGTTCGCTCGCCGGCGCCTTCGGCATCCAGGATGACCTCGCTGTTCCGTACCTGGTGCACATGGGCACGCAGGAGCAGAAGGAGAAGTGGCTGCCCCGCATGGCCACCGGTGAGATCATCGGCGCGCTCGCCATGACCGAGCCCGGGGCCGGATCCGACCTGCGCGGCATCAAGACCACGGCGAAGAAGACCGACGGTGGCTACATCGTCAACGGCGCCAAGACGTTCATCTCCTCGGGTGCGACCGCCGACCTCGTCGTCACGTTCGTCAAGACCGGAGAGGGCAACCGCCCCGATGCGTTCAGCCTGGTGCTGATCGAGAACGGCATGGAGGGCTTCGACCACGGCAAGAAGCTGCACAAGATGGGCTTCCAGGGCCACGACACCGCGGAGCTCTCGTTCAGCGACGTGTTCGTCCCCGAGGAGAACCTCATCGGCGGTGTCGAGGGCAAGGGCTTCGTGCAGCTGATGATGAACCTGCCGCTCGAGCGCCTGTCGATCGGTGTCGCCGGCGCGGCCGCCGCGCAGGCCGCCCTCGACTGGACCGTCGCGTACACCAAGGACCGCGAGGCCTTCGGCGAGCGGATCATCGACTTCCAGAACACCCGCTTCAAGATCGCCGACATGGCCACCACGGTCGACGCGCTCTGGGCCTACATCGACCGCGCGCTGCTCGCCTATTCGCAGGGCAAGCTCTCGGCCGAAGAGGCCGCGAAGGTCAAGTTCTGGGCGACCGAGCGCGAGTGGGAGGTGCTCGACACCGGTGTGCAGCTGCACGGCGGTTACGGATACATCACCGAGTACCCGATCGCCCGTGCCTTCCTCGACGCCCGTGTGCACCGCATCTACGGCGGCACGAACGAGATCATGCGCGAGATCGTCGGTCGTCAGATCGCCGGCAAGCGGTAG
- a CDS encoding ECF transporter S component: protein MSGTEAEGVRPGSAGATSGRFRFPTAILLTCAALGVAGAVLLAPMNWASTILTGPLPFLGMALAGLWLLPSVVALRLLRRPLVGLLVGLIAGLVLVPFSGHGFGSVATNVWWAAFTELPFLFVLWRYWGTWMHYLGALTVGIVYPISAWAWFHLGAMSLPLQIAFFAVTIASCLGGTALGILVADRLRRAGVGGKR, encoded by the coding sequence ATGAGCGGGACCGAGGCCGAGGGCGTCCGCCCGGGTTCGGCCGGGGCGACGAGCGGACGCTTCCGCTTCCCCACCGCGATCCTGCTGACGTGCGCCGCGCTCGGTGTGGCTGGTGCCGTGCTGCTCGCCCCGATGAACTGGGCGTCGACGATCCTCACCGGTCCGCTGCCCTTCCTGGGCATGGCGCTCGCCGGGCTGTGGCTGCTGCCGTCGGTGGTCGCACTCCGGTTGCTGCGGCGTCCGCTCGTGGGCCTGCTGGTCGGCCTGATCGCGGGGCTCGTGCTGGTGCCGTTCTCGGGTCACGGCTTCGGCAGCGTGGCGACGAACGTGTGGTGGGCGGCCTTCACCGAGCTGCCGTTCCTGTTCGTGCTGTGGCGGTACTGGGGCACGTGGATGCACTACCTCGGGGCGCTCACGGTCGGCATCGTGTATCCGATCTCGGCGTGGGCCTGGTTCCACCTCGGAGCGATGTCGCTGCCGCTGCAGATCGCCTTCTTCGCCGTGACGATCGCCAGCTGCCTGGGCGGCACCGCCCTCGGCATCCTGGTCGCCGATCGTCTGCGTCGTGCGGGCGTGGGCGGAAAGCGCTGA
- a CDS encoding siderophore-interacting protein, with protein sequence MAFSKMVKPASAELIHLTVLRSERLSAHWIRVTLGGGEIEKFRPMGFDQWFRLFLPIGGDAGLERVPAKANKMFGYLKFLRIPDGERPVMRNYSVRAYRPATAETGAELDVDFVLHGSAADGTAGPASRWAETCTPGEHVLIIDEGLTFNPERGTQRVVLVGDETALPAISSICSSLPADATGTAIIEVPAEEDALAFPHPSGIEVVWITRPHNEEPGALALAALHTTPLPDEPFHAYAAGEQALASGVRKHLVGERGVDKNTVSFCGYWKIGASSPASKAAREAAAEPLV encoded by the coding sequence GTGGCATTCAGCAAGATGGTCAAGCCCGCGTCCGCAGAGCTCATCCACCTCACGGTGCTGCGCTCCGAACGGCTGTCGGCGCACTGGATCCGCGTGACGCTCGGCGGCGGCGAGATCGAGAAGTTCCGGCCGATGGGCTTCGACCAGTGGTTCCGCCTGTTCCTGCCGATCGGCGGCGACGCCGGACTCGAGCGCGTTCCCGCGAAGGCGAACAAGATGTTCGGCTACCTGAAGTTCCTGCGCATCCCCGACGGCGAGCGGCCGGTGATGCGCAACTACAGCGTGCGGGCGTACCGGCCTGCGACCGCCGAGACCGGGGCGGAGCTCGACGTGGACTTCGTGCTGCACGGCTCCGCCGCCGACGGCACCGCGGGTCCGGCGTCGCGCTGGGCCGAGACCTGCACCCCCGGCGAGCATGTTCTGATCATCGACGAAGGGCTGACCTTCAACCCGGAGCGCGGCACGCAGCGCGTGGTGCTGGTGGGCGACGAGACGGCGCTGCCCGCGATCTCCTCGATCTGCTCCTCGCTGCCCGCGGACGCGACCGGCACCGCGATCATCGAAGTGCCCGCAGAAGAGGATGCGTTGGCGTTCCCGCATCCCTCGGGCATCGAGGTCGTCTGGATCACACGTCCGCACAACGAGGAGCCGGGTGCGCTCGCGCTCGCGGCTCTGCACACGACGCCGCTCCCCGATGAGCCGTTCCACGCCTATGCCGCCGGCGAGCAGGCGCTCGCCTCCGGGGTCCGCAAGCACCTGGTCGGCGAGCGGGGAGTCGACAAGAACACCGTCAGCTTCTGCGGGTACTGGAAGATCGGCGCCTCCTCGCCGGCGTCCAAGGCCGCCCGCGAGGCTGCGGCGGAGCCCCTCGTATGA
- a CDS encoding energy-coupling factor transporter transmembrane component T codes for MSAVVFDPYAAMVATSRRQFLYALNPLSKVAGVAPAMLLLVFVRDLATPLAFLVFAYALILAGARLTARLLLVLLVALPLGVAAIGVGFSLWVDAGLVGGTAPVLSIGDWTLFRGALEIGFATALRLGAIVALALVGGLTTSGPDLVRASIQQLRVPYRIGYTALAAFRFVPRFGHELSVIRAAHRVRGHHGGRGPFARIARGWGYIVPLLAGAIRHAERVALAMDSRAFGAHATRTERHLVPFRMRDTVFIVLCLAASAAIFIAFFPWQLS; via the coding sequence ATGAGCGCCGTCGTGTTCGATCCGTACGCCGCGATGGTCGCGACCTCCCGGCGCCAGTTCCTGTATGCCCTGAACCCGCTCTCGAAGGTCGCGGGGGTGGCGCCGGCGATGCTGCTGCTCGTGTTCGTGCGCGACCTGGCGACACCGCTGGCGTTCCTCGTGTTCGCGTACGCGCTGATCCTCGCGGGCGCCCGCCTCACCGCTCGGCTGCTGCTCGTGCTGTTGGTGGCGCTGCCGCTCGGCGTCGCGGCGATCGGGGTCGGCTTCTCCCTGTGGGTGGATGCCGGGCTGGTCGGCGGCACCGCGCCCGTGCTGAGCATCGGCGACTGGACGCTGTTCCGCGGCGCCCTCGAGATCGGCTTCGCCACCGCGCTGCGCCTGGGCGCGATCGTGGCCCTCGCGCTCGTGGGCGGGCTCACCACGAGCGGACCGGATCTGGTGCGCGCCAGCATCCAGCAGCTGCGTGTGCCGTATCGGATCGGCTACACCGCGCTCGCGGCGTTCCGTTTCGTGCCGCGGTTCGGCCATGAGCTGTCGGTCATCCGCGCCGCCCACCGTGTGCGCGGCCACCACGGCGGACGCGGACCGTTCGCCCGCATCGCGCGCGGCTGGGGCTACATCGTGCCGCTGCTGGCCGGCGCGATCCGGCACGCCGAGCGTGTCGCCCTCGCGATGGACTCCCGGGCCTTCGGTGCTCACGCGACCCGCACCGAGCGGCACCTGGTGCCGTTCCGGATGCGTGACACCGTCTTCATCGTGCTGTGCCTCGCGGCATCCGCGGCGATCTTCATCGCATTCTTCCCCTGGCAGCTTTCCTGA
- a CDS encoding ABC transporter ATP-binding protein, which translates to MRSSAPLLRVRDVSLTHADAAHPSPRDVTFDIEQGEVVLLLGPSGSGKSTLTLALNGLIPHAVPATMTGTVEAGGLDTAQTHTATLSTHVAMVFQDPDAQIVTGTVYDEVAFGPENLRLPLDEVRARAEDSLRRVGLWERRDENPDRLSGGGRQRLAIACALAMGSPLIVLDEPTANLDPQGIDDVYAALTDVVAAGDRAILLVEHNLDAAMGFVTRAIVLDREGAVAFDGPAGEVIRTHAGELLEMGVWLPAATLAALRMRGDGIRLDPLPLTPVELATALDAQGVIAAAAPAVPSAPDAASIIRARGLTVTRHRTEILHGIDLDIAPGTLTAIVGANGAGKTTLIQALAGVVPPPKRRVDVDGLDPATASPRDLAARIGFVFQNPEHQFIAHTVFEELAHGLRLRHVPDAEIAERVQEMLARFGLGHKAEVHPFLLSGGEKRRLSVGTALITRPQVLALDEPTFGQDRARASELLALLQGLRAEGTTIVIVTHDLQLVAEHATHTVILADGRVHAAGTTAELFADEQTFTSAGLRLPALQRVLASHRPAAWS; encoded by the coding sequence GTGCGCTCATCCGCGCCTCTTCTCCGCGTGCGTGATGTCTCACTCACCCACGCGGATGCCGCGCACCCCTCGCCGCGCGACGTCACCTTCGACATCGAACAGGGCGAGGTCGTGCTGCTGCTCGGTCCCTCGGGTTCCGGCAAGTCCACGCTGACACTGGCCCTGAACGGGCTCATCCCCCATGCGGTACCGGCGACCATGACCGGCACGGTCGAGGCCGGCGGGCTCGACACCGCGCAGACGCACACCGCGACCCTGAGCACGCATGTCGCGATGGTCTTCCAGGACCCGGACGCGCAGATCGTCACGGGCACCGTGTACGACGAGGTCGCGTTCGGGCCGGAGAACCTGCGGCTGCCTCTCGACGAGGTGCGCGCCCGCGCGGAGGACTCCCTTCGCCGCGTCGGCCTCTGGGAGCGACGAGACGAGAACCCCGATCGCCTGTCGGGTGGCGGGCGACAGCGCCTCGCGATCGCCTGCGCGCTCGCCATGGGCTCCCCGCTGATCGTGCTCGACGAACCGACGGCCAACCTCGACCCTCAGGGCATCGACGACGTCTACGCCGCGCTGACGGATGTCGTCGCGGCCGGGGACCGCGCGATCCTGCTGGTCGAGCACAACCTCGACGCGGCGATGGGCTTCGTGACGCGGGCGATCGTGCTCGACCGCGAGGGCGCGGTCGCGTTCGACGGTCCGGCGGGCGAGGTCATCCGCACGCACGCCGGTGAGCTGCTCGAGATGGGCGTGTGGCTTCCCGCAGCGACACTCGCCGCTCTGCGGATGCGCGGCGACGGCATCCGTCTCGACCCGCTTCCGCTCACCCCCGTCGAGCTGGCCACAGCCCTCGACGCACAGGGGGTCATCGCCGCCGCCGCGCCGGCCGTCCCCTCGGCACCGGACGCCGCCTCGATCATCCGCGCGCGCGGGCTGACCGTGACGCGGCACCGCACCGAGATCCTGCACGGCATCGACCTGGACATCGCACCCGGGACCCTCACCGCGATCGTCGGGGCGAACGGCGCGGGCAAGACCACGCTCATCCAGGCGCTCGCCGGGGTGGTGCCACCGCCGAAGCGTCGTGTCGACGTCGACGGTCTCGACCCGGCGACCGCGTCTCCGCGCGACCTCGCGGCCCGCATCGGTTTCGTGTTCCAGAACCCCGAGCACCAGTTCATCGCTCACACGGTGTTCGAGGAGCTCGCCCACGGGCTGAGGCTGCGGCATGTGCCGGATGCCGAGATCGCGGAGCGCGTGCAGGAGATGCTCGCCCGCTTCGGACTCGGTCACAAGGCGGAGGTGCATCCGTTCCTGCTCTCGGGGGGCGAGAAGCGGCGGCTGTCGGTCGGCACCGCGCTCATCACCCGCCCGCAGGTGCTGGCGCTCGACGAGCCCACGTTCGGCCAGGACCGCGCCCGCGCCTCCGAGCTTCTCGCGCTGCTCCAGGGCCTGCGCGCAGAGGGCACGACGATCGTGATCGTGACGCACGACCTGCAACTGGTCGCCGAGCACGCCACGCACACGGTCATCCTGGCCGACGGGCGGGTGCACGCCGCGGGCACGACCGCCGAGCTCTTCGCCGATGAGCAGACGTTCACGAGCGCCGGACTGCGCCTCCCGGCGCTGCAGCGCGTGCTGGCATCCCACCGGCCGGCGGCCTGGTCATGA
- a CDS encoding ECF transporter S component — MARTPVLSTRVLLVCAAIGVATGIIGGIAGLLTPVVLITAPWAYGLLLGSHVLPGIIAQEVLRRPLVALVTHLIAALVASAFNPAWALRFIGTALLFGAIQEGVAALTRYRAWGPWRFFISAAVIGVIVAVVVFFAAHLATLPLWAQIAYLVLAVLGPIGWTAVGLGVGTALSRAGVARR, encoded by the coding sequence GTGGCCCGAACCCCCGTCCTGTCGACCCGCGTGCTGCTCGTCTGCGCAGCGATCGGCGTGGCGACCGGCATCATCGGCGGCATCGCCGGCCTGCTCACCCCGGTCGTGCTGATCACGGCCCCGTGGGCGTACGGCCTGCTGCTCGGGTCGCATGTGCTGCCGGGAATCATCGCGCAGGAGGTGCTGCGCCGGCCGCTGGTCGCTCTGGTCACGCATCTGATCGCCGCCCTCGTCGCGAGCGCGTTCAACCCGGCCTGGGCGCTGCGTTTCATCGGCACCGCCCTGCTGTTCGGAGCGATCCAGGAGGGCGTCGCCGCCCTCACCCGCTACCGGGCCTGGGGCCCGTGGCGCTTCTTCATCTCTGCCGCGGTGATCGGCGTGATCGTCGCCGTGGTCGTGTTCTTCGCGGCACATCTGGCAACGCTTCCCCTCTGGGCGCAGATCGCCTACCTCGTCCTCGCCGTGCTGGGGCCGATCGGGTGGACGGCGGTCGGCCTCGGCGTCGGCACCGCCCTGAGTCGCGCGGGCGTCGCGCGCCGCTGA
- a CDS encoding carbon starvation CstA family protein, giving the protein MTAPSSRRRDGAGPVDGDPVIVTDPKLPPVALTDDHHEKANRWTWPKILIWSAIALLGAVAWTMLAIVRGETVNAIWFVFAAVCTYLIGYRFYSKVIEKYITRPDDRRATPAEVKQDGKDYVPTDRRVLYGHHFAAIAGAGPLVGPVLAAQMGYLPGTIWIIVGVVLAGAVQDYTVLFFSMRRGGRTIGQMARQELGRIGGTAAIIASLLIMLIIVAILALVVVNALGESPWGVFSVAMTIPIAIFMGIYLRFLRPGKVTEVSIIGFVLLMAAIIGGGWVAGTDWGQAIFHLDRTTIAWGIIIYGFIAAVLPVWLLLAPRDYLSTFMKIGVIVMLAGAIILVRPEITVPAVSIFGENGMGPVFAGPLFPFLFVTIACGALSGFHALIASGTTPKLIEKERQTRFIGYGGMLMESFVAIMALVAAISIDQGIYFAMNAPTAATGGTVEGAVAFVNSLGLTGVNLTPEMLTGTAQAVGEESIVSRTGGAPTLALGLAHIMQQALGGQALMAFWYHFAIMFEALFILTAVDAGTRVARFMLQDSIGAWFPKFRDVSWRPGVWICTAIMVAGWGAILILGVTDPLGGINTFFPLFGIANQLLAAIALAVVMAIVAKRGKSYIKWLWIIGLPLAFTAVVTITASLYKIASPVPAIGYWANHFRYVEARDSGDTSLGAPEVLDAVIRNTAVQGTLSIIFVTLAIIVMIAAVVVTITAIRNGGGENTEEPPVASRRFAPAGFLPDATERELEKQWEPILADERKASTH; this is encoded by the coding sequence ATGACTGCACCTTCGTCGCGCCGCCGCGACGGCGCCGGCCCCGTCGATGGCGATCCCGTCATCGTCACCGACCCGAAACTCCCCCCGGTCGCACTGACCGACGACCACCACGAGAAGGCGAACCGCTGGACGTGGCCGAAGATCCTCATCTGGTCGGCCATCGCCCTGCTCGGCGCGGTCGCCTGGACCATGCTCGCGATCGTCCGGGGTGAGACCGTCAACGCGATCTGGTTCGTGTTCGCGGCCGTCTGCACCTACCTGATCGGCTACCGCTTCTACTCCAAGGTGATCGAGAAGTACATCACCCGGCCCGACGACCGCCGCGCCACCCCCGCCGAGGTCAAGCAGGACGGCAAGGACTACGTCCCCACCGACCGCCGCGTGCTCTACGGCCACCACTTCGCCGCCATCGCCGGCGCCGGTCCGCTCGTCGGTCCCGTGCTCGCAGCGCAGATGGGGTACCTGCCCGGCACGATCTGGATCATCGTCGGCGTCGTGCTCGCCGGCGCCGTGCAGGACTACACCGTGCTGTTCTTCTCCATGCGCCGCGGCGGCCGCACGATCGGTCAGATGGCCCGGCAGGAGCTCGGCCGCATCGGCGGGACCGCCGCGATCATCGCCTCGCTGCTGATCATGCTGATCATCGTCGCGATCCTCGCGCTCGTGGTCGTGAACGCCCTCGGCGAGAGCCCGTGGGGCGTCTTCTCGGTCGCGATGACCATCCCGATCGCGATCTTCATGGGCATCTACCTGCGCTTCCTGCGCCCCGGCAAGGTCACAGAGGTCTCGATCATCGGCTTCGTGCTGCTGATGGCCGCGATCATCGGCGGCGGCTGGGTCGCCGGTACCGACTGGGGTCAGGCGATCTTCCACCTCGACCGCACCACGATCGCGTGGGGCATCATCATCTACGGCTTCATCGCCGCGGTGCTCCCGGTCTGGCTGCTGCTCGCTCCGCGCGACTACCTCTCCACGTTCATGAAGATCGGCGTGATCGTGATGCTCGCCGGCGCGATCATCCTGGTGCGCCCCGAGATCACGGTCCCCGCCGTCAGCATCTTCGGTGAGAACGGGATGGGTCCGGTGTTCGCCGGTCCGCTCTTCCCCTTCCTGTTCGTGACGATCGCGTGTGGTGCCCTGTCGGGCTTCCACGCGCTGATCGCCTCGGGCACGACACCGAAGCTCATCGAGAAGGAGCGCCAGACGCGCTTCATCGGATACGGCGGCATGCTCATGGAGTCGTTCGTCGCGATCATGGCGCTGGTCGCCGCGATCTCGATCGACCAGGGCATCTACTTCGCGATGAACGCGCCGACGGCGGCGACAGGGGGCACGGTCGAAGGGGCCGTCGCCTTCGTGAACTCCCTGGGGCTGACGGGGGTGAACCTCACGCCCGAGATGCTCACGGGCACCGCCCAGGCGGTCGGCGAGGAGTCGATCGTCTCGCGCACCGGTGGTGCACCGACCCTCGCGCTCGGACTCGCGCACATCATGCAGCAGGCCCTCGGCGGGCAGGCGCTCATGGCGTTCTGGTACCACTTCGCGATCATGTTCGAGGCGCTGTTCATCCTCACCGCCGTCGACGCGGGAACCCGTGTGGCGCGCTTCATGCTGCAGGACTCGATCGGCGCCTGGTTCCCCAAGTTCCGCGACGTCTCCTGGCGCCCCGGCGTCTGGATCTGCACCGCGATCATGGTGGCCGGCTGGGGAGCGATCCTCATCCTCGGCGTCACCGACCCGCTCGGCGGCATCAACACCTTCTTCCCGCTGTTCGGTATCGCGAACCAGCTGCTCGCGGCGATCGCGCTCGCCGTGGTGATGGCCATCGTCGCCAAGCGCGGCAAGAGCTACATCAAGTGGCTGTGGATCATCGGGCTGCCGCTCGCGTTCACGGCGGTCGTCACGATCACGGCGTCGCTGTACAAGATCGCCTCGCCCGTGCCGGCGATCGGCTACTGGGCGAACCACTTCCGCTACGTCGAGGCCCGCGACAGCGGCGACACGTCGCTCGGAGCGCCGGAAGTGCTGGACGCCGTCATCCGCAACACCGCGGTGCAGGGCACGCTGTCGATCATCTTCGTCACTCTCGCGATCATCGTGATGATCGCGGCCGTGGTCGTGACGATCACGGCGATCCGCAACGGCGGCGGCGAGAACACCGAGGAGCCGCCGGTCGCCTCTCGTCGCTTCGCTCCGGCCGGGTTCCTGCCCGATGCGACCGAGCGCGAGCTCGAGAAGCAGTGGGAGCCGATCCTCGCGGACGAGCGCAAGGCGTCGACGCACTGA
- a CDS encoding YbdD/YjiX family protein, whose translation MTNRTDAATTPLRALLSAAARVGRGIRWYMTTLMGDTAYATYVAHHRRQHPDEEPLTERQFWRQRMDDQDRNPGARCC comes from the coding sequence ATGACGAACCGGACGGATGCCGCGACCACCCCGCTGCGCGCGCTGCTGAGCGCCGCGGCGCGGGTGGGCCGCGGCATCCGCTGGTACATGACGACCCTGATGGGCGACACCGCCTATGCGACCTATGTCGCCCATCACCGCCGACAGCATCCCGACGAGGAGCCCCTGACCGAGCGCCAGTTCTGGCGACAGCGGATGGATGATCAGGATCGCAATCCCGGTGCCCGCTGCTGCTGA
- a CDS encoding sensor histidine kinase: MTDVVLAAVLGVLGGIVLTVLLLLARRLARGATDLGSDAEQAALRALHHASLAAPHLRGGLSTPEVVQAARHLRVLLGSAAVAIVGADDAVAFDGASDGLESSAVRIAERVRASGRRQVFPASGDHDHLEGVGAPIVVDGQVIGVVVAFAAPVRAALVRAAEEVADWCAAQVELGGLDASRTQLAEAELRSLRAQISPHFIYNALTAIASFIHTDPVRARELVLEFADFTRYSFRRQGEFTTLTEELGSIHSYLELERARFGERLRVTLRIAPETLATVIPFLSVQPLVENAVRHGLEPGEGGGEIRISSRDDGTHTEITVEDDGIGMDPEGLRAVLTAVDDGLHVGLRNVDTRLRQLYGTDGGLVVETNTGAGTLVRMRVPKSQPLNDPDND, translated from the coding sequence ATGACCGACGTCGTTCTCGCCGCGGTGCTGGGCGTGCTCGGCGGCATCGTCCTGACGGTGCTGCTGCTGCTCGCGCGTCGGCTCGCGCGTGGGGCGACCGACCTCGGCAGCGACGCGGAGCAGGCCGCGCTGCGGGCGCTGCATCACGCGAGCCTGGCCGCGCCGCATCTGCGCGGAGGTCTCTCGACGCCCGAGGTCGTGCAGGCGGCGCGGCACCTGCGGGTGCTGCTGGGCAGTGCGGCGGTCGCGATCGTCGGTGCCGATGACGCGGTCGCGTTCGACGGTGCCTCCGACGGCTTGGAGTCCAGCGCGGTGCGCATCGCGGAGCGGGTCAGGGCATCGGGTCGACGGCAGGTCTTCCCCGCGTCCGGGGACCACGACCATCTGGAAGGCGTCGGAGCGCCGATCGTCGTCGACGGACAGGTGATCGGTGTGGTCGTCGCGTTCGCCGCTCCCGTGCGCGCCGCGCTCGTGCGGGCGGCGGAGGAGGTCGCCGACTGGTGCGCCGCCCAGGTCGAGCTCGGCGGTCTGGATGCCTCTCGTACGCAGCTGGCCGAGGCCGAACTGCGCTCCCTGCGCGCGCAGATCTCGCCGCACTTCATCTACAACGCCCTCACCGCGATCGCCTCGTTCATCCACACCGATCCGGTCAGGGCGCGCGAGCTCGTGCTGGAGTTCGCCGACTTCACCCGCTACTCCTTCCGACGTCAGGGCGAGTTCACCACGCTCACGGAAGAGCTCGGCAGCATCCACTCCTACCTGGAGCTCGAACGCGCACGGTTCGGTGAACGGCTCCGCGTCACGCTGCGGATCGCGCCGGAGACTCTGGCCACCGTCATCCCCTTCCTCTCCGTGCAGCCCCTCGTCGAGAACGCGGTGCGACACGGTCTGGAGCCGGGCGAAGGGGGAGGGGAGATCCGCATCTCCTCGCGCGACGACGGGACGCACACCGAGATCACGGTCGAGGATGACGGCATCGGGATGGACCCGGAGGGGCTGCGGGCCGTGCTCACGGCGGTCGACGACGGTCTGCACGTGGGCCTGCGCAACGTCGACACGCGCTTGAGGCAGCTCTACGGCACCGACGGGGGACTGGTCGTGGAGACCAACACGGGCGCGGGTACCCTGGTGCGCATGCGGGTGCCGAAGTCGCAGCCGCTCAACGATCCGGACAACGACTGA